A window of Ananas comosus cultivar F153 linkage group 4, ASM154086v1, whole genome shotgun sequence contains these coding sequences:
- the LOC109709691 gene encoding blue copper protein isoform X2: MEQRSTCRRTKLPFSENSFSFCFCFCFCLTIILSPQCTHAYKNYTVGDSLGWYDNLMEPKVDYQKWASGKIFSLGDFLIFNTDKNHSVVQTYNATTYKLCDYNDASDGDTVEWSAGEPEFSKAAVTVAVPLLKEGPTYFFSGDYDGEQCENGQQLAINVTHGQGLPDSLKNPSDQSSPAPASPDDEKSVPDTVVPSNFDHPTTTTNDTAVEPTSDAGTVARKFCRLSLGSAVLVSVLCFSI, from the exons atggagCAGAGAAGCACCTGCAG GAGAACTAAGCTTCCATTCTCAGAAAACAGcttcagcttctgcttctgcttctgcttctgcctCACAATCATTCTCTCTCCTCAGTGCACCCATGCATACAAAAACTACACAGTGGGGGACTCATTGGGGTGGTATGATAACTTGATGGAGCCCAAAGTGGATTACCAGAAATGGGCTTCTGGAAAGATCTTCAGCCTTGGAGATTTCCTCA TCTTCAACACGGACAAGAACCACTCGGTGGTGCAGACGTACAACGCGACGACGTACAAGCTCTGCGACTACAACGACGCGTCGGACGGCGACACGGTGGAGTGGTCGGCCGGCGAGCCGGAGTTCAGCAAGGCCGCGGTCACGGTGGCGGTCCCCCTCCTCAAGGAAGGCCCCACGTACTTCTTTTCGGGGGACTACGACGGCGAGCAGTGCGAGAACGGCCAGCAGCTCGCGATCAACGTCACGCACGGCCAGGGCCTGCCAGACAGCCTCAAGAACCCGTCCGACCAGTCGTCACCGGCCCCCGCCAGTCCTGACGACGAGAAAAGCGTTCCCGACACGGTGGTTCCGTCGAACTTCGACCATCCGACGACAACGACGAACGACACCGCCGTCGAGCCGACGTCGGATGCAGGGACCGTAGCCCGGAAGTTCTGTAGACTGAGTTTGGGTTCAGCTGTGCTTGTTTCTGTTCTGTGCTTTAGCATTTGA
- the LOC109709691 gene encoding blue copper protein isoform X1: MEQRSTCRRTKLPFSENSFSFCFCFCFCLTIILSPQCTHAYKNYTVGDSLGWYDNLMEPKVDYQKWASGKIFSLGDFLIFNTDKNHSVVQTYNATTYKLCDYNDASDGDTVEWSAGEPEFSKAAVTVAVPLLKEGPTYFFSGDYDGEQCENGQQLAINVTHGQGLPDSLKNPSDQSSPAPASPDDEKSVPDTVVPSNFDHPTTTTNDTAVEPTSDAGTVARKFCRLSLGSAVLVSVLCFSI; encoded by the exons atggagCAGAGAAGCACCTGCAGGAGAACTAAGCTTCCATTCTCAGAAAACAGcttcagcttctgcttctgcttctgcttctgcctCACAATCATTCTCTCTCCTCAGTGCACCCATGCATACAAAAACTACACAGTGGGGGACTCATTGGGGTGGTATGATAACTTGATGGAGCCCAAAGTGGATTACCAGAAATGGGCTTCTGGAAAGATCTTCAGCCTTGGAGATTTCCTCA TCTTCAACACGGACAAGAACCACTCGGTGGTGCAGACGTACAACGCGACGACGTACAAGCTCTGCGACTACAACGACGCGTCGGACGGCGACACGGTGGAGTGGTCGGCCGGCGAGCCGGAGTTCAGCAAGGCCGCGGTCACGGTGGCGGTCCCCCTCCTCAAGGAAGGCCCCACGTACTTCTTTTCGGGGGACTACGACGGCGAGCAGTGCGAGAACGGCCAGCAGCTCGCGATCAACGTCACGCACGGCCAGGGCCTGCCAGACAGCCTCAAGAACCCGTCCGACCAGTCGTCACCGGCCCCCGCCAGTCCTGACGACGAGAAAAGCGTTCCCGACACGGTGGTTCCGTCGAACTTCGACCATCCGACGACAACGACGAACGACACCGCCGTCGAGCCGACGTCGGATGCAGGGACCGTAGCCCGGAAGTTCTGTAGACTGAGTTTGGGTTCAGCTGTGCTTGTTTCTGTTCTGTGCTTTAGCATTTGA
- the LOC109708703 gene encoding CDPK-related kinase 1-like, with translation MGLCHGKPTQSPKLEGKEEEDEGDEYEEEEEEEEERNPKIPDPDAPPRSKPSIPFYIPSPLPGSYKSSPANPSATSTPLRFLKRPFPPPSPAKHIRALLARRRGAVKPNAAAPAPAPASAIPEGEEAGLGLDKCFGFSRQLFAMYELGEEVGRGHFGYTCAAKPKKKGELQVEEVAIKVIPKAKMTTVIAIEDVRREVRILSSLTGHQNLVRFYDAYEDEENVYVVMELCKGGELLDRILSRGGKYSEEDAKVVMAQILSVVAFCHLHGVVHRDLKPENFLFTSKDETSTLKAIDFGLSDFVKPDERLNDIVGSAYYVAPEVLHRSYGTEADMWSIGVIAYILLCGSRPFWARTESGIFRAVLKAEPSFEEAPWPSLSAEAKDFVKRLLNKDYRKRMTASQALSHPWIRNSREVKIPLDIIVYRMMRAYICSSSLRKAALRALAKTLTVSQLSYLRDQFGLLGPNKSGFISIQNLKTAFLKSSTETMKDSGVLDFVNMVSSLHYRRLDFEEFVASAISVYQMEALETWEQHAHRAYEFFDRDGNRPIMIEELASELGLSPSVPVHVVLKDWIKHSDGKLSLLGFIKLLHGVSSRSIPKA, from the exons ATGGGACTCTGCCATGGGAAACCGACTCAAAGCCCTAAGTTggaggggaaggaggaggaggatgaaggAGACGAgtacgaggaagaagaagaagaagaggaggagcgaaaccctaaaatccccGACCCCGACGCGCCGCCCCGCTCGAAGCCCTCGATCCCCTTCTACATCCCGAGCCCCCTCCCGGGCTCCTACAAGAGCTCCCCGGCGAATCCGAGCGCCACTTCAACCCCTTTGCGATTCTTAAAGCGCCCGTTCCCCCCGCCCTCCCCCGCGAAGCACATTAGGGCGCTCCtcgcgcggcggcgcggcgccGTGAAGCCCAACgccgcggcgccggcgccggcgccggcgtcgGCTATTCCCGAGGGGGAAGAAGCGGGGCTAGGGTTGGACAAGTGCTTCGGCTTCTCGAGGCAGCTCTTCGCCATGTACGAGCTCGGGGAGGAGGTGGGGCGGGGCCATTTCGGGTATACCTGCGCCGCGAagccgaagaagaagggggaGTTGCAGGTGGAGGAGGTGGCCATTAAGGTTATCCCAAAAGCAAAG ATGACAACAGTTATTGCTATTGAAGATGTTAGACGAGAAGTGAGGATATTGAGCTCTCTGACGGGACATCAGAATCTAGTGCGATTCTATGATGCTTATGAGGATGAAGAGAATGTTTATGTAGTCATGGA ATTATGCAAGGGAGGTGAATTATTGGACAGGATATTATCAAG GGGCGGGAAGTATTCTGAGGAAGATGCAAAGGTTGTTATGGCTCAGATTTTGAGTGTCGTAGCCTTCTGTCATCTTCATGGTGTTGTCCATCGAGACCTTAAGCCAGAG AATTTTCTTTTCACTTCAAAGGATGAGACCTCTACCTTGAAAGCCATTGATTTTGGCTTGTCCGATTTTGTAAAGCCAG ATGAAAGGTTAAATGACATCGTGGGAAGTGCATATTACGTCGCTCCTGAAGTTCTCCATAGATCTTATGGAACCGAGGCGGACATGTGGAGTATTGGAGTAATAGCATATATTTTACTTTGTGGAAGTCGTCCTTTCTGGGCCCGCACGGAGTCGGGCATATTTCGAGCAGTCCTAAAGGCGGAACCGAGCTTCGAAGAAGCTCCGTGGCCTTCTCTCTCCGCCGAGGCTAAAGACTTTGTCAAGAGGCTTCTTAATAAGGATTACCGCAAGAGAATGACTGCTTCGCAGGCTCTAA GTCATCCTTGGATTCGGAATTCGCGAGAAGTGAAGATTCCTTTGGACATCATAGTCTATAGGATGATGAGAGCTTATATATGTTCATCTTCTCTAAGGAAAGCAGCTTTGCGG GCCCTTGCCAAAACTTTAACAGTGTCTCAGCTGTCATATTTGCGAGATCAATTTGGATTACTGGGGCCGAACAAGAGTGGCTTTATCTCTATACAGAATTTGAAGACG GCTTTCTTGAAAAGCTCGACCGAGACGATGAAGGATTCAGGGGTTCTTGATTTTGTTAACATG GTGAGTTCTCTCCACTACAGAAGGTTAGATTTCGAAGAATTTGTCGCCTCGGCAATTAGTGTTTATCAGATGGAAGCACTGGAAACGTGGGAGCAGCACGCCCATCGTGCATACGAATTCTTCGACAGGGACGGCAATCGGCCAATTATGATCGAAGAACTCGCATCG GAACTTGGTCTTAGCCCTTCAGTCCCTGTTCATGTTGTTCTGAAAGACTGGATAAAACATTCCGACGGGAAACTTAGTCTCCTCGGATTCATTAAACTTCTACATGGGGTTTCTTCGCGGTCGATTCCCAAAGCCTAG